In the genome of Dermacentor andersoni chromosome 3, qqDerAnde1_hic_scaffold, whole genome shotgun sequence, one region contains:
- the LOC126547777 gene encoding uncharacterized protein, translating into MAQCIGSACRSGRVSRQLLSAFKKSQRLRFSSRTLLSEAYYCRDAWNKRTEDPVLRDTNVDSYFVELSKKFGTKAKASAVDVDIYLNKVTGKDYAVEFETVLNRHRRSRQSCDTLPSTHAAAVRYFLDINQHDVLMRLLPNRLEYGIFPDAHTFNLLMDTFVKVGNHRDAVKVAIEMMLQENTGNAISRLLALYSCHNYLRDPKPEPWDPNAKIPEQDEDDDEEILVRVPKIPNPFFDDHFDLNEPDHLIGKTLMLFCDGVDDLLHRSYYLIGCGLYQKWGKSAEFLEALLKRTGDAGEPLTRSAVESFRQSMNKDGGLKADDDLRQKLESALAQLEGSKRCSDADVHELMLEALKQLPAQEPADIESQKRDFELWQELRHKALEEQRRRIDREQTIEAIRLRKKELGEKEELLYAFENWDRLEMELAEVEAEMKELAAKEDVEEEYIPPDVRQPRSAK; encoded by the coding sequence ATGGCGCAGTGCATCGGCAGTGCATGCCGCTCAGGACGCGTTTCCCGACAACTGTTATCGGCCTTTAAGAAGTCTCAGAGACTTCGATTCTCGTCGCGAACGCTTCTTTCCGAGGCGTACTACTGCCGCGATGCGTGGAACAAGCGCACGGAGGACCCGGTGCTGCGCGACACGAACGTCGACTCGTACTTCGTCGAGCTCAGCAAGAAGTTCGGCACCAAGGCGAAGGCGAGCGCCGTGGACGTCGACATTTACCTGAACAAGGTGACCGGCAAGGACTACGCGGTGGAGTTTGAAACCGTGCTCAACCGGCACCGACGCTCGAGGCAGTCCTGCGACACGCTGCCTTCGACGCACGCCGCGGCGGTGCGCTACTTCCTGGACATAAACCAACACGACGTCCTGATGCGACTGCTCCCAAACCGTCTCGAGTACGGCATATTCCCGGACGCCCACACGTTCAACCTCCTGATGGACACCTTCGTGAAGGTGGGCAATCACCGAGACGCCGTCAAGGTCGCCATAGAAATGATGCTGCAGGAGAACACGGGCAACGCCATCAGCCGGCTGCTGGCACTCTACTCCTGCCACAACTACCTGCGCGACCCTAAACCGGAGCCCTGGGACCCGAACGCCAAGATACCCGAgcaggacgaagacgacgacgaagagatACTCGTGCGCGTGCCCAAAATACCGAACCCGTTCTTCGACGACCACTTCGACCTGAACGAGCCGGACCACCTGATAGGCAAGACGCTCATGCTGTTCTGCGACGGCGTCGACGACCTGCTGCACAGGAGCTACTACCTGATCGGCTGCGGCCTGTACCAAAAGTGGGGCAAGAGCGCAGAGTTTCTCGAAGCTTTGCTTAAACGAACCGGCGATGCAGGGGAGCCATTGACCAGAAGCGCGGTGGAGAGCTTCCGCCAGTCCATGAACAAGGACGGTGGGCTGAAAGCAGACGACGACTTGCGCCAGAAACTCGAGTCCGCGCTGGCTCAGTTGGAGGGTTCGAAACGGTGTTCGGACGCGGATGTTCACGAACTGATGCTGGAAGCGCTGAAACAGCTTCCGGCCCAGGAGCCGGCCGACATCGAGTCGCAGAAGCGCGACTTCGAGCTCTGGCAGGAGCTGAGACACAAGGCGCTGGAAGAGCAGAGGCGCCGAATCGACCGGGAGCAGACGATCGAGGCCATCAGGCTTCGCAAAAAGGAGCTCGGCGAGAAAGAGGAGCTGCTGTACGCGTTCGAGAACTGGGACCGGCTCGAAATGGAGTTGGCCGAGGTGGAGGCCGAGATGAAAGAACTGGCGGCCAAAGAGGACGTCGAGGAAGAGTACATTCCGCCCGACGTTCGGCAGCCTCGCTCAGCGAAATAA
- the LOC126547818 gene encoding tetratricopeptide repeat protein 36 has protein sequence MATENDKAVLEAVFNPLFSELGFSTEAEEDEARSGGAGQDDGTPNQVKTLEVEGVQAAEEGHIDRAIDIFGEVIRLAPNRASGYNNRAQALRIKGDVDRALEDLNNAINLGQGNKHAAAQALCQRGLIYRLREQDQEAHADFKEAAKLGSQFAKNQLVQMNPYAALCNRMLGQMFAKLRQGEDDTR, from the exons ATGGCCACGGAAAACGACAAGGCGGTCCTCGAGGCCGTTTTCAACCCCCTGTTCTCGGAGTTGGGATTTTCGACCGAAGCGGAGGAAGACGAAGCTAGGAGCGGAGGTGCCGGTCAAG ATGACGGGACGCCGAACCAGGTGAAGACGCTGGAGGTCGAAGGTGTGCAGGCTGCTGAGGAGGGCCACATTGATCGTGCCATCGATATCTTTGGCGAGGTGATCCGTCTAGCGCCCAACAGGGCCTCCGGCTACAACAACAGGGCGCAGGCGCTGCGCATCAAGGGCGACGTTGACC GTGCTCTAGAAGACCTGAACAATGCCATCAACCTTGGCCAGGGGAACAAACATGCAGCCGCACAGGCCCTATGTCAACGTGGGCTCATCTACCGGCTGAGGGAGCAGGACCAAGAGGCTCATGCAGACTTCAAGGAGGCTGCCAAATTGGGAAGCCAGTTCGCCAAGAACCAGTTGGTCCAGATGAACCCATATGCAGCTCTGTGCAACCGCATGCTAGGCCAGATGTTTGCAAAGCTCAGGCAGGGAGAGGATGACACGAGATAA
- the Drep2 gene encoding uncharacterized protein Drep2, translating into MTTEDLAGKPHKVWSCDRQTRKCVVASSLDELRTKGAAKLGYNNPFDLKVVLEADGTEVEDENYFQRTERDTIFLMLQPNEKWLPPGVEALRAAITAIPRIVCDAIASLELMDLQPSWKIMDNKGRVTVVLHWDQHEKCQGRRGPGSEPGGVLRVEVSSQEAQAAGAMDGGAIGTVPRTRLTLEGLGPRPESRTLPPRTGSRDSTTAAAPSSNGNNGTGSPDHNHAECDFHCAALHGSHQIQVNKSVATSPIQEFPPRGGPFPGTSGMQRMAPPQQPQPSTSGSKGQHVRFLEVTEEARIPAVDDSESDTENTACEEEQLTERYLLLVDQLSLEQDRHLTIRDIGVILERLGSRIVDVDRLERERESADVHNWTIKATLRGEVLREIGVIYNGQYYGIMEHPGYF; encoded by the exons ATGACTACAGAG GATTTGGCAGGCAAACCGCACAAAGTGTGGAGCTGTGACAGACAAACCAGAAAGTGTGTCGTCGCATCGTCTCTGGATGAACTTCGAACAAAAG GAGCTGCCAAGTTAGGATACAACAACCCATTCGACTTGAAGGTCGTGCTCGAAGCAGATGGCACCGAAGTGGAAGATGAGAACTATTTTCAGCGAACCGAAAGGGACACAATATTCCTAATGCTCCAGCCAAACGAAAAGTGGCTACCACCCGGAGTCGAGGCCCTCAGGGCAG CCATCACAGCAATACCACGCATCGTGTGTGATGCCATTGCCAGCCTGGAACTCATGGACCTGCAGCCCTCGTGGAAGATCATGGACAACAAAGGGCGCGTCACAGTCGTACTCCACTGGGACCAGCACGAAAAGTGCCAAGGGCGCCGCGGACCCGGCTCCGAGCCTGGTGGGGTGCTCCGCGTAGAAGTCTCTTCGCAGGAAGCGCAAGCCGCCGGAGCCATGGACGGAGGCGCCATCGGCACTGTTCCGCGGACCCGGCTGACGCTAGAAGGCTTGGGACCCCGGCCCGAGTCGCGCACACTGCCTCCTCGGACGGGGTCACGCGACTCAACGACAGCTGCCGCCCCGTCCTCGAATGGCAACAACGGGACGGGAAGCCCCGACCACAACCACGCAGAGTGCGACTTCCACTGTGCTGCGCTGCACGGGTCACACCAGATACAGGTGAACAAGTCGGTGGCGACATCGCCCATTCAGGAGTTTCCTCCGCGTGGAGGCCCGTTTCCTGGCACCTCAGGCATGCAGAGGATGGCACCACCGCAGCAACCACAGCCGTCTACGTCGGGTAGCAAGGGGCAGCACGTTCGCTTTCTGGAGGTGACAGAAGAGGCACGAATCCCCGCCGTTGATGACTCGGAGTCGGACACAGAGAACACTGCTTGCGAGGAAGAGCAGCTGACGGAGCGCTACCTGCTCCTGGTAGACCAGCTCTCGCTAGAACAAGACCGGCACCTCACCATCCGGGACATTGGCGTCATCCTCGAGAGGCTTGGGTCGCGCATCGTCGACGTGGACCGGCTAGAGCGTGAGCGGGAGAGTGCTGACGTTCACAATTGGACTATCAAGGCAACGCTGCGCGGCGAGGTGCTCAGGGAAATCGGAGTCATCTACAACGGACAGTATTATGGCATTATGGAACACCCCGGGTACTTTTGA